From Gloeothece citriformis PCC 7424, one genomic window encodes:
- a CDS encoding helix-turn-helix domain-containing protein encodes MDSQDGGKTFSPNLTAKNNLGIEYQQNPEKSSTESRLCQNKFYEECPSSAITDAVYTAGVTGIDFWTPNETSLIGGKDFSAGRVELQILDRFDLTNFAEITYQAKEVIAQQFGEQTLKLHYALAALAFRQPDAWNQKIKVSVSKLLADFGEDSKKREYIPQTERDEDDKLTRYLSKEEKLRQIAHHCYLLKRLEVWVREWRVRSKGIFTVERSHLWDIFAITEVIQKDLLGNDTLIDIEITFRPGLWFEKFAGNDYLREFGYITSEALKLDPYREKMALRLAYFALFALQQHKSGRYQIETLLKRIGYQKEIEEAKIDRVAASNLKRSFDRALKTLGSFQYPYRFDYAPDVPEWVNLNSQTKKPHGWFETWLQVQGTLYQPEILPKRKPEPKTPESPAPTPVEVKQPQPKTKSNKKPKSAKSTVNPSSPKAFGQRIREARISTGESLRSMAKQLNISPSRLSQIENDRYPHALQPSLKAEILTYLGLEE; translated from the coding sequence ATGGATAGTCAAGACGGCGGGAAAACCTTTTCCCCAAATCTGACTGCAAAAAATAACTTGGGAATAGAGTACCAACAAAATCCAGAAAAGTCGTCAACAGAATCTCGACTGTGCCAAAACAAGTTTTACGAAGAATGTCCTAGTAGTGCCATAACCGACGCAGTTTACACAGCAGGGGTCACAGGCATAGATTTTTGGACACCTAATGAAACTAGCTTAATTGGTGGCAAAGATTTTTCAGCAGGTCGGGTTGAACTGCAAATTTTAGATCGGTTTGACCTAACAAATTTTGCGGAAATTACTTATCAAGCTAAAGAAGTCATTGCCCAGCAGTTTGGAGAGCAAACGCTAAAACTCCACTACGCGCTGGCCGCGCTCGCTTTTCGCCAACCCGATGCTTGGAATCAAAAGATAAAAGTCTCAGTCTCAAAACTCCTAGCTGATTTTGGCGAAGATAGTAAAAAAAGGGAGTATATCCCTCAAACTGAACGAGATGAAGATGACAAGCTAACCCGATATCTTTCCAAAGAAGAAAAGCTAAGGCAAATTGCCCATCACTGCTATCTGCTCAAACGCTTAGAGGTTTGGGTACGAGAATGGCGAGTCCGCAGTAAAGGTATATTTACCGTTGAAAGATCTCATCTTTGGGACATTTTTGCCATTACTGAAGTCATTCAGAAAGATCTTTTAGGCAATGATACCCTAATTGACATCGAGATTACTTTCCGTCCTGGCTTGTGGTTTGAGAAATTTGCCGGGAACGACTATTTACGGGAATTTGGTTATATAACCAGCGAAGCATTAAAGCTAGACCCCTACCGGGAAAAAATGGCTCTCAGACTGGCTTATTTTGCCCTATTTGCCTTGCAACAGCACAAGAGTGGTCGATATCAAATAGAAACATTACTCAAGCGTATTGGGTATCAAAAAGAGATTGAGGAGGCAAAAATAGACCGAGTGGCCGCCTCAAACTTAAAACGTAGCTTTGACCGAGCTTTGAAAACTCTGGGAAGTTTTCAATACCCATACAGATTCGACTACGCGCCCGATGTGCCAGAGTGGGTAAATCTAAACAGTCAAACCAAAAAGCCTCATGGCTGGTTTGAAACTTGGCTACAGGTTCAAGGAACTTTATATCAACCAGAAATCTTGCCTAAACGCAAGCCAGAACCCAAAACACCTGAAAGTCCAGCCCCTACTCCCGTCGAAGTTAAACAACCACAACCCAAAACAAAATCTAACAAAAAGCCCAAATCAGCAAAGTCAACTGTTAACCCATCCTCTCCCAAAGCCTTTGGTCAAAGGATAAGGGAAGCTCGGATTTCTACAGGAGAAAGCTTGAGATCAATGGCTAAACAGCTTAACATCTCACCGTCTCGCCTCTCTCAGATTGAAAATGACCGCTATCCCCATGCGCTGCAACCGAGCTTGAAAGCTGAAATACTAACTTATCTTGGCTTAGAAGAGTAA